Within Sporosarcina sp. PTS2304, the genomic segment TTTGGATATGTACACAAAAAAGATTTTATAGTAGTTCCTTTTTTAATAACAAATATAGATGAAACAACTACTACAAATCGTTTTGTAAATGGCATTCCTGTGGGTAAATATACTTATGGATATGCAAATCATTGTTTTAATGGATCTTTGTTAAGAGAAATTGGAGCATTTTGTTCTATTAATTCATCTGTGAAAATAGGAGAAGTTAATCATCCAACAAACTTAATAACTACACATCCAATACTTTATACGCCGGAAGAAGAAATTCTTGGATATGAGGGTATACCTGGAATCTATGGAAAAGAAAAAGTTCTTAATATTTTTGATCATGAAAATAATGAAGGTATATATATAAAAAATGATGTATGGATAGGAGCAAATGCAATTATTCTACCAGGTGTAACTATTCATAATGGGGCAGTGATTGGAGCTGGTGCAGTTGTAACAAAAGATATTCCAGCATATGCAATTGTAGTAGGAGTCCCTGCAAAAATAATAAAGTATCGCTTTAATCCAGAAGAGATTGAAGTATTAGAACGTGTTCAGTGGTGGAATTGGGAAGTAGAAGAAATTGAGCAGTCTAATGAGTATTTTAATAACCCTAAACTTTTTTTTGAAAAATTTAAAAGGTAGATGAAGCATTTATGAAATCAGCACTAATCACTGGTATCACCGGACAAGACGGAGCGTATCTATCCCGTCTGTTATTAAAAAAAGGTTATGAAGTTCACGGGTTAATTCGTCGTTCTTCGATAGAAAAGTTTGATCGAATTGAAGAAATCATAGATCATGAACGGTTGACATTGCATCATGGTGATATGACGGATTCTTCAAACGTGATTCGATTATTATCAGAAATCCAACCGGATGAAGTGTATAATTTAGCAGCACAAAGTCATGTACATGTATCATTTGAAACGCCTGAATATACAGCGAATGCGGATGGAATTGGTACACTTCGTCTACTTGAAGCAATTCGAATCCTTGGTTTAGAGAAAAAGACAAAGATCTATCAAGCCTCAACGAGTGAGCTGTATGGCAAAGTACAAGAAACACCTCAGAGCGAAACAACGCCATTTTATCCGCGTAGTCCTTATGCGGTAGCAAAGATGTATGCGTACTGGATAACAGTAAATTACCGTGAAGCATATGGTCTGTATGCGTGTAATGGGATCTTATTCAATCATGAATCTCCTTTACGTGGTGAGACATTTGTTACGCGGAAAATTACGATTGCTGCAGCGCGTATAAAAAAAGGATTGCAAGACTGTTTGTATTTGGGGAATTTAGACTCTAAGCGTGACTGGGGGTATGCAGGGGATTATGTAGAAGCGATGTGGTTGATGCTTCAACAAGACGAACCTGAAGACTACGTCATTGCGACAGGAGAGACGCGGACTGTTCGGGAATTTGTAGAAAAGGCTTTTGCGGAAGTTGATGTGAACATCGAGTGGCAGGGCACTGGTATAGATGAAAAGGGTATTGATATTGCAACAGGACGAGTTATTGTAGCGGTTAATCCAGCGTTTTTCCGACCGACCGAAGTGGATTTACTATTAGGGAATCCAGCTAAAGCTATAGAGAAGTTGGGGTGGAAACGTAAGACGAGCTTTGAAGAGATGGTGAAGATGATGGTGGATGAGGATATGATTATCCAATAGATTTTCTTTAAATAAAGATTGTTAGATTTTCACCAAAAACTGTTTAATACTCTATAGTACAACATAGAATTATGTTGTTGTATTTAAAATAATGTGTTAAGTGTATTTCAGGAAACACTAAGCTTATCATTCGTAAATTCAATGTCTAATATGTTCAATAAATAGAATGGAGAATATCTAGTGAGAATAGTATTTTGTGGTTTTGGTAGAGCAGGAAAAGAATGTTTACTTGAACTCTTGCGGAATGATGAAGTGAATAAAAGTAATCTCTTTGTATATACATATGATACAAAAGATAATATGGAGTTCATTAATCTAATAAAAAGCCTAAATATTAGCTTTTCATATAATAATATAAATCGTTCTATTTGTGAAGTGAAAGATTTTAATCCAAATTTATTGATATCAGTCTACTATAGAAATATAATCAGTGCAGAAATTTTACAAATAGTAAATTATAAAGCATTTAATCTACATCCCTCTTTATTGCCTAAATATAAAGGTTGCTTTTCAAGTGTGTGGGCACTATTAAATGGCGAAGTAGAAACAGGCATAACTTTTCATTATATTGATAATGGAGTTGACACTGGACGAATAATATTGCAAGAGAAAGTTGCAATAAATAAGGATGATACCGCCTATTCTTTATATCATAAATTAATCACTCGATTCGTGCAGAATTTTAATTTGGCTTTCGGTCTAGTTAAAAAAAACTACCAAGGGTATTTACAAAGTAAACACGATGGTTCGTACTATTCAAGAGATTTACCATTCGATGGTATGATTGAAGCTAAAACATGTACTTATGATTTTGCTTCTAGGTTTATTAGAGCAATGTATTTTCCGCCTTATCCATACGCTAAAATTAAATTTAGTAGAGATATAATAGAGTTTGACTGTGTGAAGAAATTAGAAGATTATACTGATGAATTTATTTAGGTAGATTCTAGCGAAGTGATTAGAAAGATATTTGTTACTTGTCTATAAATTTAGGAAGTGTTTTTCTAGTAAAAGAACTGACCTATTCAGTTCTTTTTATTTTGGCCGATATAAAGTAGAGAACTGTAGAAAAAGGTGTGTACAATGGAAAAGAAATCGAACATATATGTAGCAGGTCATCGTGGCCTCGTAGGTTCAGCAATTCTTCGTAAATTACATACAGACGGCTATACGAATTTACTTACACGAACGAGTAGCGAACTCGATTTAAGGTCGCAACAAGAAGTAAATGATTTCTTTAAAAAAGAACTTCCAGAGGTTGTATTTCTAGCCGCAGCTAAAGTGGGAGGTATTTTAGCGAATGCTACGTATCCTGGTGATTTTTTATATGATAATTTAATGATTCAATCGAATGTAATCGATGCTGCAAGACGTTACGGTGTGCAGAAGCTACTGTTTTTAGGCAGTACGTGCATCTATCCAAAATTAGCTCCACAGCCACTGAAAGAATCATACTTACTCACTGGTGAACTCGAGCCAACGAATGAGCCATATGCACTTGCGAAAATCGCTGGGATTAAATTATGTGCAGCCTATAACAAACAATATGGAACGAATTTCATGAGTGTCATGCCGACGAACTTATACGGACCGAATGATAATTTTGATTTGCAAACGTCTCATGTATTACCAGCATTAATGCGTAAAATTCACAAAGCAAAAGTACAAGAAGAACCAACTGTAACGATTTTAGGCACAGGATCTCCTTTACGTGAATTTTTACATATTGATGATTTAGCGGCTGCTTGTGTGTATTTGATGAGCCGTTATGAAGCCGAAGATCTTGGCGAATTCGTTAATATCGGTACAGGTCTTGAAATTACAATTAAAGCGCTTGCTGAAAAGTTATGTGAGGTAGTTGGATATGAAGGCGAACTGGTTTTTGATACGACAAAGCCAGATGGAACGCCACGGAAGCTGACAGATGTTAGTAAGCTTGCTAGTTTGGGTTGGCGCTATGGAATTGATTTTGAAGACGGCTTACGTGATACATATGCGTGGTATGTGAAAAATGAGGTGGGGAAATGAAACTGGCTGGACCGAAAATCACTATTATTACGGCTTGTTATAATAGCGAAGATACAATCGAGCAAACGATTCAAAGTGTGTTAAGTCAAACGTATGAAAATATTGAATATATTATTGTCGATGGTGCTTCTACGGATGGAACGATGGACATTGTTGAGAAGTATCGCGATCGGATAGATGTAGTGGTTTCTGAGAAGGATCGTGGCGTGTATGATGCGTTTAATAAGGGGGTAGAGCTTGCTACTGGTGAGTATATTATATTTTTAAATTCGGATGATTATTTTTATAAAACGGATGTTATGGAGAAATGTAGTGATTTTATCGTAAGTCACGAGTATCCGATCGGAATTTACGGTGATATTTTTATACTTAACGAAGAAACAGGGTTTGTTGACAGGTATAGTCGTGAAATAAGTATTGATGAAATGAAAAAAGGTTTTATGCCACCCCATCCGGCAACATTATTGAAAAGAAATGTTATAAAAGAGTATGGTGGATTTGATTTACAGTATAGAATTGCTGCTGATTTTGATTTGATATCCAAACTTTTCTTGAATTATGAAGAAGATATTCTACATATTGAACGAGTTTTAACAAACTTTCGGCTAGGAGGTTTATCTAGTCATATAGATACTATGCATATAACTAAAAGTGAAACAAACCAAATACTACATCAACACTTTCCAGGCAATGAAATAAATTACGGTCCACCAGCTTTACATAATAATGAATATTACTTGATGAAATGGGTGGAAATGATTATACATCATAAGAAATCCATAGGTGCTATATTAAAGTCTAAACAAGTAAATTCAGTTGCGATTTTTGGAAGTGGTGAAATGGCAGTATTGATAGCTACTGATCTCCAAGCATATGACATTAAAGTTGTTGGATATTTAGATAACGATATTAACAGACAAGGAATTGTAATGAATAATAGCGAAGTTTTCTCACCAAAATGGCTTATTGAAAATTTAAATTCAGTGGATTTGGTGCTATATGGTTTCCAGGGTAATCATGACAAGGACATTGATGCGCAACTAGCATTACTCTTAGGGGAAAATAGGAAAATACCTTGTTTAAGTTGGCGTGAAATTATCAGTCAATGAATCTGTTTTAATTTGTTGAAATTTATCGAAACATTATTATTTTAAAGTACTGGAAATAATTATAGATAATTTATCAGAGGTTGCTTCAAATAATTACAATATAATAAAGTCTACAACTATTGACTCAGTTAATAGTCTTTTGATAGAAAGCTGTCAACTATGTAAGCAAGCCTTGTAAATCGGGAGTATATAAATCTTACAATATTAAAGATTAAAGTAGTTGCACTAAAGTTTTGAAGCTGAGGAGTTTATTGATGATTAAGTTAAGCGTATTAACCACGATATTTAATGGTGAAGATTTCATTGATGAAATGTTTGAAAGTATAATTTCACAAACATTTAAAGATTTTGAGTGGATAATTATTGATGATGGTTCGACTGATAGTACTTGGGAGAAATTAAAAAAGTATAACGATAAACGAATCAAGCTATTTCGTTTAGATTCTAATAGAGGTGTGGGTTTTGCAAGTCATTATGCTTTATCTTTAGCTAGAGGTGAATACATAGCTAAAGTAGATGTAGATGATTTAAGTATGCCAACAAGATTTGAAAAACAAATTAGTTTTTTAAATGACAATCCGACTATTGATTTGATAGATACATTTGTTCAATACTTTCCCGACAATAAAAGCGTTAGTGAATCAGCTAGATATAAATTTTATGAAGAAGTACATGAAAAGTATGTTAATCAATACTTATCTGTTGATGAAATATCAGAAGAATTATATTGGAATTGTATCATTATAAATAGTGCTATGATGGCGAGAAAAGATAGTGTGTTATCAGTAGGATATTCTTGTGATTTAAAACAAGGTGAAGATTATTTACTATATTATGAAATGAACAAAGCTGGTATGAAATTTTATAAAATAAATGAAATTCTTGTCAAAGTAAGAATATCTGGAGTATCAACAACATCTTCAAATTGGGATAAAATAGATGATATTAAGTTGAATATAAAATCTGTAGAAAGAAATAGTTTTTTAATTAATGATAAAAGACCGCTTATCATATGGGGAGCAGGAAAAAATGGGAAAGATACTTTAAATTATATTCATCAAATTTATGGGATAAAGCCATCTATTTTCTTTGATTCTGACAAAACTAAAGCGGGGAAAAGTATTGAAGGGATAGCTATAGAACAACCTAGAAATTTTAAAGGGTATAAAATTTGCGTAGCTTCATCGTATGGACAAAATGAAATCATTAAAACACTTAAAGAACAAAATTATAAACCGTTAATTGACTACTACGTTGTGCTTTAATATCCTTAAGGGTATATTTCCAGGTTTTATATAAGGGAGATAAGGTTATGAATGACTGTATAAATATAATACTTGCCAGTGATGATGGATATATTCCACACGCTGCAGTGATGATGACATCTGTTTTAGAAAATACAAGAACGCCCGATAAAATACACTTTTTTTTATTAGATGCTGGTGTTAGTGTAACTAACCGTAAAATATTAGATGATATATCTACTAAATATAATGCAGCTATTGATTTTTTAACTATAAACAAGTCATTATTTACTGATTTTTATGTAAGCCATCATATTAATCATACATCCTATTTTCGAATAGTGGCTCCAACAATATTACCTAAGACTGTTGAAAGAGCTATATACTTAGATTGTGATTTGATTGTTACAAAAGATATTAATGACATGAGTGTGATTGATATAAAAGGTGCAACATTAGCGGCTGTTTCAGATCCTTATGGTTCCGAAAGAGTAACAGAACTTGATATTAAAAATAAAAGATATTTTAATGCTGGTGTTCTTTTAATAGATATTACTAAGTGGAATGAAAATAATTTAACAGAAAAGATTATTGATTATATTAAAGAAAATAATAATCTTTTGAAATTCTGGGATCAAGATGCCATTAACGGTGTAGTACAAGGTGAATGGTTTGAATTAGATTATAGATGGAATGCGCAAAAAAGGCATTTTGACGATATGAATGAAAGTAATCTCTTAAATCCTTTTATCATCCATTATACAAGCGACACTAAACCTTGGCATATACACTCAAAACATCCATTGAAGAGTAAGTATATAGAGTATAGTAATAAAACTGTATTTGGTAGACCTGATTTTTTAGCACCTAGTTTGAAAAAAAGAATGCTTAAAACTAAAAATGTGGTTTTTGGTGCCGGTGAATTGGCAAAGTCTTTTATAGAATACACTGATGCTGATATTGCTTATGTAATCGATAACAATCCACAAAGGTATACAGAAAAATTTAATAATTATTGTATTAAATCGCCTACAGTACTACAAAATGAACTAAAAAGCAAACTAACAATTCTTGTATGTAGTATGTATTTTAAAGAAATTAGTGAACAATTAAATGCAATGAGTTTTGTGGAAAACGAACATTACTATCAAGTTCGTTAATGGCAAAAAGAATATTCATACTTATGGAAAAGTAGCGTGCTTTTAATTGTATTATTAGTGATTGAATCTATTATTCGTAAAATAATCGTAAAGCTATGCAATAATTTTATAGGAAAAGGTAAGTAATGTGAAAAATATTTACTAAAATATTACGATTCAATAAGAAAAGAGGAATATGAATGGATAAAAGGGAATTTATTTCTTCTCTTAAAAATAACAAAATAGTTCTTTTCGGAGCTGGAGAAGCAGCAATCAATCTTTTAGATGCATATCCATTTCTGCCTGTAGACGCATTTTGGGATAATGACCCGACAAGATGGGGGACAGACTTTTGTGACAGAAGAATTACCCAGCCAGTTGCGTTAGATTCAATAAAGAATGAAAAACTATTTATACTCGTTACCTCAATGTATTGGATAGAAATCTCTTCACAACTGACGGAGATGGGATATGCAGAAGGTGAAGATTTTCAATCAATCAATCAATTTAATAGCTTGTTTGGGAAAAACCAATATTTTCAACCAGGCCATTTTTATTCTCCAATCCCTGATGTAGCTGAAATTAAACAAAATCACTATTTTGAAAACCTGCCTACAAATCTCAATGAAATACAATTAAATAGTGCTAAGCAAATTCAGTTATTTAAACAACTTGGTCCATATATAGTAGACTTTCAAAAGAATTATTCTAGTAAACAGTTTACTCGTTTTTATTTAAATAATAATTATTTTGATTTATTAGATGCAACAGTTCTTTATTCGATGATTTTGTTTGATAAGCCTACTCGGATTATTGAAATAGGATCTGGATTTACATCTGCGCTAATGTTAGATGTGAAAGAACTTTTTAATATAGACGATTTAGCACTAACCTTTATAGAACCGTATCCAGAAAGATTAAAGTCGCTACTAGATTCTAAAGATTATAAAAATGTAATAATTCATGAACAGAAAATTCAAGATGTAGATAAAAATATTTTTTCTGCACTGGAAAAAGACGATATTTTATTTATAGATAGTTCACATGTCAGCAAAATTGGTAGTGATGTAAATTATATTTTATTTGAAATATTACCAATGCTAAAAAAAGGAGTGAAAGTTCATATTCATGATATTTTCTATCCGTTCGAATATCCAGAAAAGTGGGTGTATGAAGGGCGTTTTTGGAATGAAGCTTATATACTCCGAGCATTTTTACAATACAATGATATGTTCGAAATTGAATTATGGAATCACTATTTAGAAGAGAATCATAAAGATTTATTTGTCGAGGAAATAGACGGTATTTCTAATGGTGGTAGTATATGGCTCCGGAAAAAGTGAATCATTTATAGTTCATTTTTTAAAAAAACAACAATAATATTACTATAAAAGTGGTGTTTCTATGAAAGCTTCTGTATTAATTAATAATTATAATTACGGCCGATTTTTAAAAGTCTGTATTGAATCTGTTATTGACCAAACGTATCCTGATGTCGAAATGATTGTTTATGATGATGGTTCTACAGATGAATCAATCAGTATAATGGAAGAATATAAAGAACAAATTCAAATAATAGCTCATGAAAATCATGGGAAGACGCCGAATATAAATCAAATGAATGCAATAAATAAAGCTTTTGAATTATCAACAGGAGATGTAATTTTACTGTTAGATAGCGATGATTTCTTTATGAATAATAAAATAGAGGAAGTCGTTTGTATATTTACAAAAGATTCTACAATTGAAGCGATTCAACATCCTCTGAAGACTGTTGATGCTGAAGGAAAGCCTACTGGAGTAATTGAACCAATCCTAAAATATAATGAAAACCCAATTGAATCGATTTATGCTACAAAAAATTTATTTCATCACTTTTCCATAACGAGTGGGCTTTCTTTTAGAAGAAGCTTTTTAAAAAATGTTCTTCCGTTAGTAGAAGATGAAAGAACTAAGCTTTTCTCAGATACTCGATTAATGCTATTAGCAGCCTTAGACACAAAAATCGCTACTATTTTTAGTCCGTTAGCATATTATCGTCGTCATGGAAAGAATGCTTGGGGGAGTATCGGAGATCCAGCTGTACATAAACAATACACCGAAGAACTGTATTCGTTCTTTAATGAAGTTACTAAGGTTAGAAATAAGAAACCAATCTATTACTCTGAGGAACTATTCCTAGAGAGTACGTACTTTTACGATAAAGTAAATTTGAATACGTGTAGGGAGTTTATTACTTCCGATAGTAATCAGGATTTCTGGATTTGGGGAGCAGGTGAAGCAGGACGAAGTGTTTTGCATGCATTAAGTGAATTTAAGCCTAGCTTTAAAGGATTTATAGATAGTGATAAGAATAAACAAGGAACTGTTGTCTCTGGGTACCCTGTATATTCACCAGAAGAAATTGTTAAACGTGAAAGTATGAAGTTACTTATTTCACCGTACCATGCATACGAAACGATTGCTATTCACTTAAAAGATTTACACATTAAAGAAGGTCTCCACTTTATCTATCCGTATAGTAAATGATTCTGTGAAGAAAGGCGGTTAATTTGTTTAGTGTTCTATGAAGAATGGGGAGATTTGTATCATTAGATATGATGTGACAGTAGTTATGCCTGCTTATAATGCAGAAGATTTTATTGAATTAGCGATTGCGAGTATTAAAAATCAAACATATCCCGTTAAAGAAATAATAGTAATTGATGATGGTAGTACAGATAGTACATATGAAATTGTAAAAGAATTAATGAAAGATCATAAAGCTTTAAAAATAATTAAACAAGATAATAAAGGTGCTTCTGCTGCTAGGAATATTGGAATTTCAAAGTCTAATAGTGAGTGGTTACTATTTATGGATGCGGATGATGAATGTTCTTCAAGATTAATAGAAATATATATTAAAGAAATAAGAAAGTCCGGAAAACATAACGAAATATCTGCGGTTTATTCGGCTTATCAGCAAATAGATGAACAGTCTACTATTATTTCTACTGTTTTACGGGGTGAAAAATTTACTGGTAATGAGGGATTTTGCAATATAATTAAAAGAAATACTATCATATCCCCATCAGGTGTATTAGTAAAAAAGTCAGCTATTATAGAAATGAATGGTTTTAATACATCTATTAAATATGTAGAAGATGTTGATTTATGGACACGCTTACTCGGGAATAATCATATAATTGAATATATAGATGAACCCCTTTCATTTATACGAAGACATAGTAGTAATATCACTTCTAGTATGGGTACTTCCCATGAAGCAGAGAAAGTTATTTTAAATCAATACGGACTAGAAATAATTAAAGAGAAATTATTTAGTAGAGATTACTCACCACTAGAAAATATACTAGATTATGCTGACTTTTTACTTCGTTATAAAGAGTGGAGCGAGTGTTTGGAATTATTAAATGAATTAGTAGTTGAAAAGACATCTACATACTATATAACGTACAGTTTCTTACGTTCAATTTGTCACGTCGAACATAAGGAGTATGGCAAAGCGTTAGAGTTATATGAAGACATATTAACAATTAATCCTGAACATGGTTCGTCATTAAATAATGCAGGTGTTTTATATAGTGTGAATGGTTTGCAAGAAAAAGCTAAAGAAGCGCTTCTCCGAGCATTACAGTTGTATCCTAATTATCTTGATGCGCAATATAATGCGCAGCTAATTGAAAACTGTGAAAGTGAGCTGTCACACTATCGTTTTACCATGCGTGAACTACGACCAGTATTGCTTTCGTATAGTACAGATTAAAGAGTTGAGGTGAATCTAATGAAACTAATTCTGCTATCCGGTGGTTCCGGAACACGTCTATGGCCATTGTCGAATGACTCGCGTGCGAAGCAGTTTTTAAAAGTGTTGAAAAATGAAGAAACAGACGAATTTGAATCGATGTTGCAACGTGTGTTTCGACAGTTGGCTTCGGTCGTTTCTAAAGAAGATATGATTGTCGCTACGAATGCGGCACAAACAGATATGCTGCGTAGTCAAATTGGTTCGATTCCGATTGTAGTGGAACCAGAGCGACGAGATACGTTTCCAGCGATTGCGCTTGCGTGTGTCTATTTGTACTCGAAGCTAGGAATTGCACGTGATGAAGTAGTTAGTGTTGTGTCGGTCGATTCATTTGTGGATCCAGTATTTTATGAACGAGTGAGCGAGTTAGGAGAGCTTGTGGTGGAGACTGGAGCAGAGATGGGCTTACTTGGTGTGAAGCCAACGTACCCTTCTTCGAAATACGGGTATTTGCTGCCAAAGCGTAATGCAGAGTATATGGAAGTCGGTCGTTTTGTGGAGAAGCCAACGGAAGAAGCTGCTGAAGAGTTAATTGAGCAAGAAGGAGCCTATTGGAATAGCGGGGTATTTGCTTTTCCTTTGTCTTTAATACTTAATTTACTTGTGGAAAAAGGTTTTTCTGTTGAATATGATGTATTGCTGGAGAAGTTCTCTTCATTACCTAAAAATAGTTTTGACTATGAAGTTGTGGAGAAGCTGTCTAAGATTGTGGCATTAACGTATGATGGGTACTGGAAAGATTTAGGGACATGGAATACGTTGACGGAAGAGATGTCAAGCGAAATTGTCGGCAATGGTGCGGTAAGTGATGATTGTGTTAATACACATATCGTCAATGAGCTGGTGTTGCCAGTGAAAGTGCTTGGTGTTTCAAATGCAGTAGTTGCGGTAAGTGCAGATGGGATTTTAGTGACGGACAAGCCAGCTAGTTCGCGTATGAAAGATATGTTGCTTGATGGATTATTTTCACGACCGATGTATGAAGAGCGACGATGGGGTTGGTATCGTGTGCTAGATGTGACGAAAAAAGAGAACCGTGAAATTTTGACGAAGCGTTTATGTGTTCATCAAGGCAAAAACTTGAGCTATCAATATCATAATCATCGAGAGGAAACATGGACGATTATTTCGGGATTAGCAATTTTTGTGTTAGATGGTGTGCAGAGATTAGTCCATGCAGGTGATGTGTTGCAAATTCCAGCCGGTGCGAGGCATGCGCTGTATGCTGAGACCGAGACGGAGTTTATTGAGGTGCAGATTGGAGCACCGCTTGTGGAAGAGGATATTGTGAGAGTGACGGAAGACTGGCAAGAAACGATTTCACAATGTGCAGAGTTTAAATGAGAAGAAACTTGTAAGAATACAGAAAAATTAAGGAGAATTTATTTTTGATTGGATTCCCATTGCTTAATTTAGGGTACACAATAGTTAGAATAGTCTAGTTTAACCTTATACATTTTAGTATACTAGTAGTAGAGCAAACGTGATAAATAGATTTTCTGATGAATTTTAAAGTCGCTAGTAAATATAATAATGCTACATACAAAGGCGGGTTGGTCTATGGAACTTAAAGAAGTAAAAATAACAATTAGTCATAAATTTAATTTCTTTGAGAATAAGGAAATAGATCGCATTATTTCTAATATTCCATTTAATAAACTTGAAACACAAGTTTCAGAAATGAATAAGTTAGCTATTATTAAAATGGAAAACAATTTTTATATGATTATTAGTGATAAAAGTATTCAATTTAGAATGCGTCAATTAGATGTGTTGAATAGTAATTTAGAGATTTTAAATGTCTTTGATGAAAATATAAAAGAGTATTTTCGATTAGAGTTGATATCATTTAACGGAATATTACATGAAACATCTAATGAAGAAACGTATAACCAATCATTTGGCGATAATTTTCCTAGTTGTTATAAAGTGAGAATGCTAGGTATAGATATTGAATCTGATAATTTTATGTATCGCTTATCTTTAAACAAAAAGAAGAAATTTACTAAAGTAATGGTTAATACGTTAGTGAATAGTAATATTCAAAAAATCGAGCAAAATTGTAAGGGTGCGTATGAAGAGTTTATAAAGAAATTGGAAATTTTATATCCGCTTTTATAATATGAGGGAGTGATTGACATGGTTACTATGCCTAGTTATGAAGACCAATATGCAAATGAATCAGGAATTGAAGTTGATCATAAGATAGAGCATGCAGGGTTAATTTCTTCTTTTTTGCATTTGGAGGATTATTTAAATACAGAAAGTAATTATTTTCTTGTGGAGGGTTTAGAAAGAGATCCAATAGAGAAGTCTGTCTTTAATATATTGAACAATATAGAAAAGAGGGATAGCTTGGATAAGGATTATTCGAGTACTTTACCAAATGAACTATTGGCAAACTACAATGAAATGATGAATGCTAGTAAAAGAAATCCACTGAAAATATTATCAACGAATGAAGAACAATTAGCCTATATCCTGAAAATGGAGAAAGTGTATAATCGCTCTACTCAAGAACATATTAGCTTCATGAGAGCAAAAGAATATGAAGGCAGTGTTGAAGAAAGAACATGGTACAATATTGCACGGCAGTTAAAAAGAAATGGCGTGCTTCCAGAGTTGGAGGTTTAATTTTGTCAATTCAAGTAAAATCAGCTTTAGAAAGTGATCGGATTTCACATTCTTATCCTTA encodes:
- a CDS encoding class I SAM-dependent methyltransferase, which codes for MDKREFISSLKNNKIVLFGAGEAAINLLDAYPFLPVDAFWDNDPTRWGTDFCDRRITQPVALDSIKNEKLFILVTSMYWIEISSQLTEMGYAEGEDFQSINQFNSLFGKNQYFQPGHFYSPIPDVAEIKQNHYFENLPTNLNEIQLNSAKQIQLFKQLGPYIVDFQKNYSSKQFTRFYLNNNYFDLLDATVLYSMILFDKPTRIIEIGSGFTSALMLDVKELFNIDDLALTFIEPYPERLKSLLDSKDYKNVIIHEQKIQDVDKNIFSALEKDDILFIDSSHVSKIGSDVNYILFEILPMLKKGVKVHIHDIFYPFEYPEKWVYEGRFWNEAYILRAFLQYNDMFEIELWNHYLEENHKDLFVEEIDGISNGGSIWLRKK
- a CDS encoding glycosyltransferase; translated protein: MKASVLINNYNYGRFLKVCIESVIDQTYPDVEMIVYDDGSTDESISIMEEYKEQIQIIAHENHGKTPNINQMNAINKAFELSTGDVILLLDSDDFFMNNKIEEVVCIFTKDSTIEAIQHPLKTVDAEGKPTGVIEPILKYNENPIESIYATKNLFHHFSITSGLSFRRSFLKNVLPLVEDERTKLFSDTRLMLLAALDTKIATIFSPLAYYRRHGKNAWGSIGDPAVHKQYTEELYSFFNEVTKVRNKKPIYYSEELFLESTYFYDKVNLNTCREFITSDSNQDFWIWGAGEAGRSVLHALSEFKPSFKGFIDSDKNKQGTVVSGYPVYSPEEIVKRESMKLLISPYHAYETIAIHLKDLHIKEGLHFIYPYSK
- a CDS encoding glycosyltransferase; the encoded protein is MPAYNAEDFIELAIASIKNQTYPVKEIIVIDDGSTDSTYEIVKELMKDHKALKIIKQDNKGASAARNIGISKSNSEWLLFMDADDECSSRLIEIYIKEIRKSGKHNEISAVYSAYQQIDEQSTIISTVLRGEKFTGNEGFCNIIKRNTIISPSGVLVKKSAIIEMNGFNTSIKYVEDVDLWTRLLGNNHIIEYIDEPLSFIRRHSSNITSSMGTSHEAEKVILNQYGLEIIKEKLFSRDYSPLENILDYADFLLRYKEWSECLELLNELVVEKTSTYYITYSFLRSICHVEHKEYGKALELYEDILTINPEHGSSLNNAGVLYSVNGLQEKAKEALLRALQLYPNYLDAQYNAQLIENCESELSHYRFTMRELRPVLLSYSTD
- a CDS encoding sugar phosphate nucleotidyltransferase → MKLILLSGGSGTRLWPLSNDSRAKQFLKVLKNEETDEFESMLQRVFRQLASVVSKEDMIVATNAAQTDMLRSQIGSIPIVVEPERRDTFPAIALACVYLYSKLGIARDEVVSVVSVDSFVDPVFYERVSELGELVVETGAEMGLLGVKPTYPSSKYGYLLPKRNAEYMEVGRFVEKPTEEAAEELIEQEGAYWNSGVFAFPLSLILNLLVEKGFSVEYDVLLEKFSSLPKNSFDYEVVEKLSKIVALTYDGYWKDLGTWNTLTEEMSSEIVGNGAVSDDCVNTHIVNELVLPVKVLGVSNAVVAVSADGILVTDKPASSRMKDMLLDGLFSRPMYEERRWGWYRVLDVTKKENREILTKRLCVHQGKNLSYQYHNHREETWTIISGLAIFVLDGVQRLVHAGDVLQIPAGARHALYAETETEFIEVQIGAPLVEEDIVRVTEDWQETISQCAEFK